From the Nonlabens marinus S1-08 genome, one window contains:
- a CDS encoding LemA family protein, with protein sequence MSSGKIFGIGAVVLIIILVIYGVSWNNSTVTVSEKVQSQWANVESSYQRRSDLIPNIVSTAKQYAEFEQATLTGVIEARAKATSINVDASNLTAESIQAFSQAQSAVSSGLGRLLATYENYPDLKANENFKELINELERTENRINVERNRYNEDVRAYNTRIKKFPGAMLASIFGFDESPYFQADEGAQNAPNVGDLFNN encoded by the coding sequence ATGAGTAGTGGAAAAATATTCGGCATAGGTGCCGTAGTTCTCATCATCATTTTGGTGATTTATGGAGTGTCTTGGAATAACAGTACGGTAACGGTAAGCGAGAAAGTACAGTCCCAATGGGCTAATGTGGAAAGCAGCTATCAAAGGCGCTCTGACCTTATTCCTAACATTGTTTCAACTGCAAAGCAATATGCAGAGTTTGAGCAAGCAACATTGACGGGAGTTATTGAAGCAAGAGCTAAAGCTACCAGTATCAACGTAGACGCATCTAACCTGACAGCAGAAAGTATTCAAGCTTTTAGTCAGGCACAAAGTGCCGTTTCTAGTGGTCTAGGCCGCTTATTAGCTACTTATGAGAATTACCCAGACTTGAAAGCAAATGAAAACTTCAAGGAATTGATCAATGAATTGGAACGTACAGAAAACCGCATCAACGTAGAGCGTAATCGATATAATGAGGACGTTAGAGCTTACAATACTAGGATTAAAAAATTCCCAGGAGCCATGTTAGCTTCCATTTTTGGATTTGATGAATCTCCTTATTTCCAGGCAGATGAAGGCGCGCAAAATGCGCCTAACGTAGGCGATTTATTTAATAACTAA
- a CDS encoding TPM domain-containing protein, translated as MKNIQFIIVAAVLLVSSLGSAQYTIPPKPTSTTGQTSVYDYIDLLDAEQKSTLENKLIRYADSTSTQIVVAIIESTNGEDISLLSTRWAQEWGVGQENEDNGIFILLAHGDRFIDISTGYGIEYRMTDLMTERIINRVIIPEFKSGDFYAGLDKGADAIFAALNGEFVETRDFSKSSGIPVKALIFIAFIVLMIVLSVKKNKGGGKNGGNRSGASLLDIIVLSSLGRGGFGGGGGGFGGGFGGGGGFGGGFGGGGFGGGGASGGW; from the coding sequence TTGAAAAACATCCAATTTATTATAGTTGCTGCGGTACTGCTAGTTTCCAGTCTTGGAAGTGCGCAATATACCATACCGCCTAAACCAACCTCAACTACCGGTCAAACCTCCGTTTACGATTACATCGACCTATTAGATGCAGAGCAAAAATCTACATTGGAGAACAAACTCATACGTTATGCAGATAGTACGAGCACCCAGATAGTGGTGGCAATAATTGAGTCGACTAATGGTGAGGACATCAGTTTACTTAGTACCCGTTGGGCTCAAGAATGGGGAGTAGGTCAAGAAAATGAAGACAATGGGATTTTTATTTTACTAGCCCATGGCGACCGATTTATCGATATTAGTACTGGATACGGTATTGAATACCGAATGACGGACCTCATGACAGAGCGTATCATCAACCGGGTCATCATTCCAGAATTTAAAAGTGGTGATTTTTACGCTGGGCTCGACAAAGGCGCAGATGCGATATTTGCTGCCTTAAATGGTGAATTTGTGGAAACCCGAGACTTTTCTAAAAGTTCCGGAATCCCTGTTAAGGCACTAATATTTATTGCCTTCATCGTTCTGATGATTGTGTTGAGTGTTAAGAAGAACAAAGGCGGCGGTAAAAATGGCGGCAATAGGTCTGGCGCATCCTTGCTGGACATTATTGTGTTGAGCAGTCTGGGACGCGGCGGTTTTGGCGGCGGTGGCGGCGGCTTCGGTGGCGGCTTCGGTGGTGGCGGTGGTTTTGGTGGCGGCTTTGGCGGCGGTGGTTTCGGTGGCGGTGGTGCTAGTGGTGGGTGGTAG
- a CDS encoding BlaI/MecI/CopY family transcriptional regulator, with protein sequence MEKLTQKEEEVMQVLWDLEKAFVKEIVPQLEGSNHYNTISTVVRKLEEKGYVGYEAYGKTHQYHPIIDKSSYRNKFVNNAMTSYFNDSYKNMVSFFAKEEKISADELREILEMIESKED encoded by the coding sequence ATGGAGAAGTTAACTCAAAAAGAGGAAGAGGTCATGCAGGTTCTTTGGGATCTGGAGAAGGCTTTTGTAAAAGAAATAGTACCACAACTCGAGGGGTCTAATCATTACAATACCATTTCTACAGTAGTGCGTAAGCTAGAGGAAAAAGGATATGTAGGTTATGAGGCATATGGCAAAACACACCAGTACCATCCTATCATTGATAAATCCAGTTACCGCAATAAGTTCGTTAACAACGCCATGACTAGTTATTTCAACGATTCATATAAAAATATGGTCTCCTTTTTTGCTAAAGAAGAGAAAATCAGTGCTGACGAGCTGAGAGAAATCCTAGAAATGATTGAATCTAAAGAAGACTAG
- a CDS encoding M56 family metallopeptidase encodes MEEAFIYLLKSAGVLSIFVLTYHFLLRRLTFFRANRYFLLFGMIASIGFPLIEITQVVYVEQPVVTATPQPLMTPMAYVLQEPVKQPVLDIDQMLLYLYAAISLFFLGKMTVELLSLSRLIRAGKRRIEDGFVRISLSRKVTPFSFFNYICFYEKEENSLASDLILKHEQVHAREWHSIDLLLTHLYCAIFWMNPLAWWLKRQIGENLEFIADAHAKVENTTGISYERTLLSSAASHMQPALANNFFTPFIKKRIQMLQKETSKTWNAYKYALILPVIVLFLYSFNTVTKTEYVKTAMKKSMVNQEASNSENMAAVKPLQDETQISSLGDSIENKGEVTEEKIEFKIPPTTTQESLERIKKQLKSDHNVDLKISNLKYKDGKITSINIQLDDNRGFKGSQSYTDDTAIPTICITGIIDEKRKSWNMGNCDSPNMTVIQSSDQWADLKAMIPNLNLTKLELKMDDEQMDSLRATLKRMKIELANLDIPEMDAQMMKQLKEMQREFKNMNMDSMQREMKKSIRVARQELKKTDMDSIRNQMKVMRDSLRKNVFILREDREQWRDSMLKNQRNTIYAYQGKTPREGYEGFLSSNSISTSPLFILDGQAVQESVFKNLNPNRIESVSVLKDKSATSIYGKEGENGVIIVTTKLSSSQKKDSSAGIQYSAKSAKFNPDDKSLTIYTPIEIKGLRGLTSDKYPSITVDGKKITEEEFRDIDPQTIKLINVLKGEAATKAYGSKVENGLIEIVLKSAEEMKMTEDELHNKMFPKRQTTISSSPTKKVSFVITIDEFTDSEMSLLEKKLKKEGYNFNLKTFRKKGNEVSKLKFDLDGTSYTFEPRNGIKSLTISINNRDKEPQVSAVTF; translated from the coding sequence ATGGAAGAAGCATTCATTTACTTGTTGAAAAGCGCAGGGGTACTCAGCATCTTTGTGTTGACCTATCACTTTTTGTTGCGCCGTCTGACCTTTTTTAGAGCCAACCGCTATTTTTTATTGTTTGGTATGATTGCTAGTATAGGGTTTCCTTTAATAGAAATCACACAGGTAGTTTATGTAGAACAACCAGTTGTCACCGCAACGCCACAGCCATTAATGACGCCTATGGCTTACGTTTTACAGGAGCCAGTGAAGCAACCAGTTCTGGATATCGATCAAATGTTGTTATACTTATACGCCGCAATCAGCCTATTTTTTCTGGGCAAAATGACAGTCGAGTTGCTGTCCTTGTCCAGATTGATACGTGCTGGTAAACGCAGGATAGAAGATGGTTTTGTGAGAATATCGCTTTCGCGAAAGGTGACTCCCTTCAGCTTCTTTAACTACATCTGTTTTTACGAAAAAGAAGAGAACAGCCTTGCTAGTGATTTGATCCTGAAACACGAGCAAGTTCATGCGCGGGAGTGGCATAGCATCGATCTATTACTAACTCATTTGTACTGTGCTATTTTCTGGATGAATCCGTTAGCGTGGTGGCTCAAACGACAGATAGGAGAAAACCTAGAATTTATAGCAGATGCCCATGCCAAAGTAGAAAACACCACCGGCATAAGCTACGAACGCACCTTACTTTCCAGTGCTGCCAGTCACATGCAACCTGCACTGGCCAACAATTTTTTCACACCATTCATTAAAAAACGAATTCAAATGCTACAAAAAGAAACTTCAAAAACCTGGAACGCTTATAAATATGCGTTGATACTGCCTGTGATTGTATTATTCCTGTACAGTTTCAATACGGTGACAAAGACAGAGTATGTGAAAACAGCAATGAAAAAGAGTATGGTAAATCAGGAAGCGTCTAACTCTGAAAACATGGCAGCTGTCAAACCATTGCAGGATGAAACGCAAATTAGTAGTCTAGGAGATAGTATAGAAAATAAAGGCGAGGTGACTGAAGAAAAAATCGAATTCAAAATCCCACCGACTACTACACAAGAAAGCCTTGAAAGAATCAAAAAGCAACTGAAATCAGATCATAACGTCGATTTAAAAATCAGCAATCTTAAATATAAAGATGGAAAAATTACATCTATCAATATACAGTTAGATGACAATCGTGGCTTTAAAGGCTCGCAATCCTATACAGATGATACCGCCATTCCAACGATTTGCATCACTGGAATTATTGACGAGAAAAGAAAAAGCTGGAATATGGGCAACTGTGATAGTCCTAACATGACGGTGATTCAATCCAGTGATCAGTGGGCTGATTTGAAAGCTATGATTCCTAATTTAAATCTTACAAAGTTAGAGCTAAAGATGGATGATGAGCAAATGGACTCTTTGCGAGCTACATTGAAACGCATGAAAATCGAACTGGCAAATTTGGACATTCCTGAAATGGATGCGCAAATGATGAAACAGCTGAAGGAAATGCAACGAGAGTTCAAAAATATGAACATGGACTCCATGCAAAGAGAAATGAAAAAATCCATTCGTGTAGCTCGGCAGGAACTTAAAAAAACGGATATGGATTCTATAAGAAATCAAATGAAGGTGATGAGAGATTCTTTACGAAAGAATGTATTCATTCTTCGTGAGGATCGGGAGCAGTGGAGAGATTCTATGTTGAAAAATCAGAGAAATACCATTTACGCTTATCAAGGCAAAACACCTAGAGAGGGATACGAAGGATTTCTTTCTTCAAATTCTATTTCTACTTCACCGTTATTTATACTTGATGGACAAGCTGTTCAAGAATCTGTATTCAAAAACTTAAATCCGAATAGGATTGAATCAGTTAGTGTTTTGAAAGACAAATCGGCAACATCAATTTATGGTAAAGAAGGTGAAAATGGGGTTATTATAGTCACCACAAAGTTATCTAGTTCTCAAAAGAAGGATTCTTCTGCAGGTATTCAATATTCAGCTAAATCTGCAAAATTTAATCCTGATGACAAAAGCCTTACCATATACACGCCTATTGAAATTAAAGGATTGCGAGGTCTTACCTCTGATAAATATCCATCCATTACCGTTGATGGCAAAAAAATAACTGAAGAAGAATTCAGAGACATTGATCCCCAAACTATTAAATTAATCAATGTTTTAAAAGGAGAGGCAGCTACAAAAGCATATGGATCAAAGGTAGAAAACGGATTGATTGAGATTGTTTTAAAAAGTGCTGAAGAAATGAAAATGACAGAAGATGAGCTTCACAATAAAATGTTCCCAAAAAGACAAACCACTATTAGTTCTTCACCAACTAAAAAAGTTTCTTTTGTAATAACGATAGATGAATTCACTGATTCAGAAATGAGTCTGCTAGAGAAAAAGCTTAAAAAAGAAGGCTATAATTTTAATCTTAAAACGTTTAGGAAGAAAGGCAATGAAGTTTCAAAACTTAAGTTTGACCTAGACGGTACATCTTATACTTTTGAACCTAGAAATGGAATAAAGAGTTTAACGATATCTATAAACAACAGAGATAAAGAACCTCAAGTAAGTGCGGTAACTTTTTAA
- a CDS encoding TPM domain-containing protein, with product MASQVEKFLTAAEEEQIVESIRAAEKLTSGEIRVHLESSCEGKVYDRAQELFHLLKMDNTKQANGILFYLAVDDRKFSVLGDKGIHAHVGDDFWNSIREVMEARFRESEFKNGLIAGIEMAGEKLAAFFPWQEDDVNELPDQISTS from the coding sequence ATGGCGAGCCAGGTAGAAAAATTCCTAACCGCTGCGGAAGAGGAGCAAATCGTAGAAAGCATACGTGCGGCCGAAAAGCTCACCAGTGGCGAGATACGAGTGCACCTTGAAAGCAGCTGTGAAGGCAAGGTTTACGACCGTGCCCAAGAACTTTTTCACCTGCTTAAAATGGACAATACCAAGCAAGCGAACGGTATCTTGTTTTACCTAGCCGTGGACGACCGCAAATTCTCGGTTTTAGGCGACAAGGGAATCCATGCTCATGTGGGCGACGACTTTTGGAACAGCATACGGGAAGTGATGGAGGCTCGCTTCCGCGAAAGCGAATTTAAAAATGGGCTCATTGCAGGAATTGAAATGGCAGGAGAGAAGCTCGCTGCTTTTTTTCCGTGGCAAGAAGACGATGTGAACGAATTACCAGACCAGATATCGACCAGTTGA
- a CDS encoding helical backbone metal receptor encodes MDKPPQRIICLVPSITELLYDLGLENRIVGITRYCVHPPQALKEKRVVGGTKKIINKRLLDLEPDLIICNKEENTSAMVGFCSTVATTYVSDISTLEESLEMIQQLGELTDTIAAASTISSKINALFRNIKPITKPIPAIYLIWKNPYMSIGTDTFIHDMMEKAGFENAVAPQTRYPQLELEDLVRLEPQVVLLSSEPYNFKSSDAVEICSAFAKAEKKPPQCLIVNGELFSWYGSRMLKSPEYFKELRAQIEAESVTNSR; translated from the coding sequence TTGGATAAACCTCCACAACGCATCATCTGCTTAGTGCCATCCATTACGGAACTGCTGTATGATTTAGGCTTAGAAAACCGAATCGTTGGGATTACCAGATATTGCGTTCACCCGCCACAGGCTTTGAAGGAAAAACGTGTGGTCGGTGGAACCAAGAAAATTATCAATAAACGCCTTCTGGACCTAGAGCCAGATCTTATCATTTGCAATAAGGAAGAAAACACGTCAGCTATGGTGGGTTTCTGCTCCACGGTCGCGACTACCTATGTTTCTGACATCAGCACGCTGGAAGAATCTCTAGAAATGATACAGCAGTTGGGTGAATTGACAGATACTATTGCCGCAGCTTCTACTATTTCTAGTAAAATCAATGCGCTTTTCAGAAACATCAAACCCATAACAAAACCCATCCCAGCAATATATTTGATTTGGAAAAATCCATATATGAGCATCGGCACTGATACTTTCATACATGATATGATGGAAAAAGCAGGCTTTGAGAATGCCGTTGCGCCTCAAACGCGCTATCCACAACTAGAATTGGAGGACCTGGTTCGGCTGGAGCCTCAAGTGGTCCTGCTTTCGTCAGAACCTTATAATTTCAAATCAAGCGATGCCGTTGAAATTTGTTCCGCTTTCGCGAAAGCGGAAAAAAAACCACCTCAATGCCTTATCGTCAATGGCGAATTATTCTCCTGGTATGGCAGCAGGATGCTGAAGTCACCGGAATATTTTAAGGAACTCAGAGCGCAAATCGAAGCGGAGTCTGTGACAAATTCTCGGTGA